In Streptomyces nojiriensis, one genomic interval encodes:
- a CDS encoding alkaline phosphatase PhoX has product MPLSRRDFTARTVIAGAGVALTGTVGALATAPGALAAEDTTERDEHGRPCEPGYGPLVPDPAGLLALPAGFTYRVITHSGVTKLDSGETTPSNHDGTAAFEGHRGVTLLVNNHELKGKRENWAHPVPLTEGLVYDPAAAGGCTVVEVRRGGEVAEWVGIAGTSTNCAGGATPWGTWLTCEENSDLAGKNGMTKDHGYVFEVDPHDRRANRDPQPVKAFGRYDHEAVVIDPRQGHAYLTEDASGPNGLLYRWTPPRGFHHGRGRLRTLAADAGVLQAAKCIDSSGRFVDDFSRATKIGTVYGVDWVDVPDRDARTVPVRKQFADGVVTRGRKLEGMWWADGGAYFVSSYARAESPGAAHDGQVWFYDPKRRTVRLTVLIGINADPSADGGYDGPDNITVSPYGGLIIAEDGSGLQHLFGATESGRTYPLARNELNNGSAEAPEYSEFTGVCFSPDGRTLYANIQDPGIMLAITGPWRRGH; this is encoded by the coding sequence ATGCCGCTCAGCCGTAGAGACTTCACCGCTCGTACCGTCATCGCCGGAGCGGGAGTCGCGCTCACCGGGACGGTCGGCGCCCTCGCCACCGCCCCCGGGGCGCTCGCCGCCGAGGACACCACCGAACGCGACGAGCACGGGCGGCCCTGCGAGCCCGGCTACGGCCCGCTCGTCCCCGACCCGGCCGGACTGCTGGCGCTGCCCGCCGGGTTCACGTACCGCGTCATCACGCACAGCGGGGTCACCAAGCTGGACTCCGGCGAGACCACCCCGTCCAACCACGACGGGACCGCCGCCTTCGAGGGCCACCGCGGGGTCACCCTCCTCGTCAACAACCACGAGCTCAAGGGCAAGCGGGAGAACTGGGCCCACCCCGTCCCGCTCACCGAGGGCCTCGTCTACGACCCGGCCGCGGCCGGCGGGTGCACGGTCGTCGAGGTCCGGCGCGGCGGCGAGGTCGCCGAATGGGTGGGCATCGCCGGTACGTCGACCAACTGCGCGGGCGGCGCCACCCCCTGGGGCACCTGGCTGACCTGCGAGGAGAACTCGGACCTGGCCGGCAAGAACGGCATGACGAAGGACCACGGCTACGTCTTCGAGGTCGACCCGCACGACCGGCGCGCCAACCGTGACCCGCAGCCGGTCAAGGCCTTCGGGCGCTATGACCACGAGGCCGTGGTCATCGACCCGCGCCAGGGCCACGCCTACCTGACCGAGGACGCCTCCGGCCCCAACGGGCTGCTCTACCGCTGGACCCCGCCCCGCGGCTTCCACCACGGGCGCGGCAGGCTCCGTACGCTCGCGGCCGACGCCGGTGTGCTCCAGGCCGCCAAGTGCATCGACAGCTCGGGCCGGTTCGTCGACGACTTCTCGCGCGCCACGAAGATCGGCACCGTGTACGGGGTGGACTGGGTGGACGTGCCCGACCGCGATGCCCGGACCGTACCGGTGCGCAAGCAGTTCGCGGACGGTGTGGTGACGCGCGGACGCAAGCTGGAGGGCATGTGGTGGGCGGACGGCGGCGCGTACTTCGTCTCGTCCTACGCCCGTGCGGAGAGCCCGGGCGCGGCCCATGACGGCCAGGTCTGGTTCTACGACCCCAAGCGGCGCACCGTCCGGCTCACCGTCCTCATCGGGATCAACGCGGACCCGTCGGCCGACGGCGGCTACGACGGCCCCGACAACATCACCGTGTCCCCGTACGGCGGCCTGATCATCGCGGAGGACGGCTCGGGGCTGCAGCACCTGTTCGGCGCGACCGAGTCGGGACGCACCTACCCGCTGGCGCGCAACGAGCTGAACAACGGGTCGGCCGAGGCACCGGAGTACTCCGAATTCACCGGTGTCTGCTTCTCCCCGGACGGGCGCACGCTGTACGCCAACATCCAGGACCCGGGCATCATGCTGGCCATCACCGGGCCGTGGCGGCGCGGGCACTGA
- a CDS encoding TerD family protein gives MTAMTPGSNLPLNAVRVTVDVAAPVRLDVSALLLTADGKVRSDADFIFFNQPSGPGVSYRSGGGTAPDSITVDTAALPPGIERIVVTASPDAAGQSFQGIEPTGTVRNADGGALIASFTPPRLGTETALVVVEVYQRGGVWKVRAVGQGYANGLAGIATDFGVSVDEEPAAPQAVTPPAPPAPPAPPAPPASYPASPWLGGPTTPAAPAPVAPPAPAAPAPGSGKINLDKGRVSLQKNQTVSLVKGGRPLLSQVKMGLGWEPAFRGKDIDLDASVIAYGPQRNHIDSCYFGKLSILGGAIKHSGDNLTGEGAGDDEVIVVDLGRIPAEATGLVFTVNSFSGQKFTEVAKAYCRLIDAASGEELVRFDLTSAEPQTGVMMAKLIKQFSGEWEMTAMGDFVKSRTVRGMVKPAAQAL, from the coding sequence ATGACCGCTATGACCCCTGGATCCAACCTGCCGCTCAACGCCGTCCGCGTGACGGTCGACGTGGCTGCGCCGGTACGGCTCGACGTATCGGCCCTGCTCCTGACGGCGGACGGCAAGGTGCGCTCCGACGCCGACTTCATCTTCTTCAACCAGCCCTCGGGTCCCGGTGTCAGCTACCGGTCCGGCGGGGGTACGGCACCGGACTCGATCACCGTGGACACGGCCGCGCTGCCCCCGGGCATCGAGCGGATCGTGGTCACCGCCAGCCCCGACGCCGCCGGGCAGTCCTTCCAGGGCATCGAGCCCACCGGCACCGTGCGCAATGCCGACGGCGGCGCGCTGATCGCGTCCTTCACCCCGCCGCGGCTGGGCACCGAGACCGCGCTGGTCGTCGTCGAGGTCTACCAGCGCGGCGGCGTGTGGAAGGTGCGCGCCGTCGGCCAGGGGTACGCCAATGGCCTCGCGGGCATCGCCACCGACTTCGGGGTCTCCGTGGACGAGGAGCCCGCGGCGCCCCAGGCCGTGACCCCGCCCGCGCCCCCGGCGCCCCCCGCGCCCCCGGCCCCGCCGGCCTCCTACCCGGCCTCCCCCTGGCTCGGCGGCCCCACCACGCCCGCGGCTCCCGCCCCCGTCGCGCCGCCCGCACCCGCGGCCCCCGCGCCCGGCTCCGGGAAGATCAACCTCGACAAGGGCCGGGTCAGCCTCCAGAAGAACCAGACCGTCTCCCTCGTCAAGGGCGGCCGCCCGCTGCTCTCCCAGGTCAAGATGGGGCTGGGCTGGGAGCCCGCCTTCCGCGGCAAGGACATCGACCTCGACGCCTCCGTCATCGCGTACGGCCCCCAGCGCAACCACATCGACAGCTGCTACTTCGGCAAGCTGTCCATCCTCGGCGGTGCCATCAAGCACTCGGGTGACAATCTCACCGGCGAGGGAGCGGGCGACGACGAGGTGATCGTCGTGGACCTCGGCCGGATCCCCGCCGAGGCCACCGGCCTGGTGTTCACGGTCAATTCCTTCTCCGGCCAGAAGTTCACCGAGGTGGCCAAGGCCTACTGCCGTCTCATCGACGCGGCGAGCGGCGAGGAGCTGGTGCGCTTCGACCTCACGAGCGCCGAGCCCCAGACCGGCGTGATGATGGCCAAGCTGATCAAGCAGTTCTCCGGCGAGTGGGAGATGACCGCCATGGGCGACTTTGTGAAGTCGCGCACAGTGCGCGGCATGGTCAAGCCCGCCGCGCAGGCACTCTGA
- a CDS encoding endonuclease/exonuclease/phosphatase family protein — protein MRSSHPRSAAVAALVATALATGLLAGSADAAEGAVSADPIRIHDIQGTTRISPLNGKQVADVEGIVTGVRTYGSRGFWIQDPNADDNDATSEGIFVFTNAVPTVAAGDAVKVSGTVGEYIPGGVNSGNQSVTQISKPTVTVVSSGNALPEATAINEYSVPAEYAPAGDPAAGGSINGLTLEPSRYALDRYESLEGMNVKIGTSRVVGATDPYSELWVTVKGWENTAKRGGTIYGSYESQNTGRLQIQQLAPISQQPFPVANVGDRLTGTTEGPLDFNQFGGYTLVARTLGTVKAGILAPEKTKPQAEQELAVATYNVENLDPTDPQEKFDALAKAVVENLASPDVLALEEIQDDNGAKNDGTVSAEQTLAKFTAAISAAGGPAYQWRTVNPEDKKDGGEPGGNIRQVFLFNPARVSFTERAPGDAVTATGVTKVNGKAALTHSPGRIDPANPAWADSRKPLAGEFVFRGKTVFVIANHFGSKGGDEGLTSHHQPPVRSSEAKRLLQAQAVNGFVKQLLAEEKNANVLVLGDINDFEFSATTDALADGGALYPAIKSLPKAERYSYVYQGNAQVLDQILTSPAIKKFTYDSVHINAEFSAQNSDHDPQVLRFRP, from the coding sequence ATGCGCTCCTCGCATCCCCGTTCCGCCGCCGTCGCGGCCCTCGTCGCCACCGCACTGGCCACCGGCCTGCTCGCGGGCTCCGCCGACGCGGCCGAAGGCGCCGTGTCCGCCGATCCGATACGCATCCACGACATTCAGGGCACCACCCGGATATCCCCGCTCAACGGCAAGCAGGTCGCGGACGTCGAGGGCATCGTGACGGGCGTGCGTACGTACGGCTCGCGCGGCTTCTGGATCCAGGACCCGAACGCCGACGACAACGACGCCACCAGTGAGGGCATCTTCGTCTTCACCAACGCCGTCCCGACCGTCGCCGCGGGCGACGCGGTCAAGGTCTCCGGCACCGTCGGCGAGTACATCCCCGGCGGCGTGAACTCCGGCAACCAGTCGGTGACCCAGATCTCCAAGCCGACGGTGACCGTGGTCTCCTCCGGCAACGCGCTGCCCGAGGCCACCGCGATCAACGAGTACTCGGTGCCCGCCGAGTACGCCCCGGCCGGCGACCCGGCCGCCGGCGGCAGCATCAACGGCCTGACCCTGGAGCCCTCGCGCTACGCCCTCGACCGCTACGAGTCGCTGGAAGGCATGAACGTCAAGATCGGCACCTCCCGCGTGGTCGGCGCCACCGACCCGTACTCGGAGCTGTGGGTCACTGTGAAGGGCTGGGAGAACACCGCCAAGCGCGGTGGCACCATCTACGGCTCGTACGAGTCCCAGAACACCGGCCGCCTGCAGATCCAGCAGCTCGCGCCCATCTCGCAGCAGCCCTTCCCGGTGGCCAACGTCGGCGACCGGCTGACCGGCACCACCGAAGGCCCGCTGGACTTCAACCAGTTCGGCGGCTACACGCTGGTGGCCCGCACCCTCGGCACCGTCAAGGCGGGCATCCTCGCCCCCGAGAAGACCAAGCCGCAGGCCGAGCAGGAGCTCGCGGTGGCGACGTACAACGTCGAGAACCTCGACCCGACCGACCCCCAGGAGAAGTTCGACGCGCTGGCGAAGGCGGTCGTCGAGAACCTGGCCTCGCCCGACGTCCTCGCCCTGGAGGAGATCCAGGACGACAACGGCGCCAAGAACGACGGCACCGTCTCGGCCGAGCAGACCCTCGCCAAGTTCACCGCGGCGATCTCGGCCGCCGGCGGCCCGGCCTACCAGTGGCGGACCGTCAACCCGGAGGACAAGAAGGACGGCGGCGAGCCCGGCGGCAACATCCGCCAGGTGTTCCTCTTCAACCCCGCGCGGGTCTCCTTCACCGAGCGCGCCCCGGGTGACGCGGTGACCGCGACCGGTGTGACCAAGGTGAACGGCAAGGCCGCCCTGACCCACTCCCCCGGCCGCATCGACCCCGCCAACCCGGCGTGGGCGGACAGCCGCAAGCCGCTGGCCGGCGAGTTCGTCTTCCGCGGCAAGACGGTCTTCGTGATCGCCAACCACTTCGGCTCCAAGGGCGGCGACGAGGGCCTGACCTCGCACCACCAGCCGCCGGTCCGCTCCTCGGAGGCCAAGCGACTGCTCCAGGCGCAGGCCGTGAACGGCTTCGTGAAGCAGCTCCTGGCGGAGGAGAAGAACGCCAACGTCCTGGTCCTCGGTGACATCAACGACTTCGAGTTCTCGGCGACGACGGACGCGCTGGCGGACGGCGGGGCGCTGTACCCGGCGATCAAGTCGCTGCCGAAGGCGGAGCGTTACTCGTACGTCTACCAGGGCAACGCGCAGGTGCTGGACCAGATCCTGACCAGCCCGGCGATCAAGAAGTTCACGTACGACAGCGTGCACATCAACGCGGAGTTCTCGGCGCAGAACAGCGACCACGACCCGCAGGTGCTGCGCTTCCGCCCGTAG